In Wolinella succinogenes DSM 1740, a single genomic region encodes these proteins:
- a CDS encoding hydrogenase 3 maturation endopeptidase HyCI yields the protein MKKVLLCVGNELRGDDGVAIALGRLVEEQMPEWSVFFGYDTPESEFGKLRELAPDVIVVADAMSGFKEGEIEFLDLSDERTYLYSTHNLPTPILISYLRGICSKTIFLGISVLLENVLHFSEGLSQGASDSAFVALGRIKELDGMLKG from the coding sequence GTGAAAAAGGTGCTTCTTTGCGTGGGGAATGAGCTAAGAGGAGATGATGGCGTGGCGATCGCTTTGGGGCGGCTTGTCGAGGAGCAGATGCCAGAGTGGAGCGTCTTTTTTGGATATGACACGCCAGAGAGCGAGTTTGGGAAGCTACGCGAACTAGCACCTGATGTGATTGTGGTGGCGGATGCAATGAGTGGATTTAAAGAGGGGGAGATAGAATTTTTAGACTTGAGCGATGAGCGCACCTACCTCTACTCCACCCACAATCTTCCTACGCCGATTCTCATCAGCTACCTGAGGGGAATCTGCTCTAAGACGATCTTCCTAGGGATTTCGGTGCTGCTTGAAAATGTCTTGCACTTCAGTGAAGGATTGAGCCAAGGAGCGAGCGATTCGGCTTTTGTGGCGCTGGGGAGAATCAAAGAGCTTGATGGGATGCTAAAGGGGTAG
- a CDS encoding formate hydrogenlyase maturation HycH family protein gives MVEVYRLTKRHLDGAKSESALLNQIKIFSTCVGHGVGTIDFSEKVLEIPPAEFEAILQNGGEYLRFKLGNLSRYFEVEVFPEHAAKLLPEMMECPFKKVLEELREGYLVLRKDFKHA, from the coding sequence GTGGTAGAGGTCTATCGGCTCACCAAGCGCCACCTTGATGGCGCTAAGTCAGAATCAGCCCTTCTCAATCAGATCAAAATCTTCTCCACTTGCGTGGGGCACGGAGTGGGGACCATTGACTTTAGTGAGAAGGTTTTGGAGATTCCCCCTGCGGAGTTTGAAGCAATACTCCAAAATGGCGGGGAGTATCTGCGCTTTAAGCTAGGGAATCTGAGCCGATATTTTGAGGTCGAGGTCTTTCCAGAGCACGCTGCTAAGCTACTGCCTGAGATGATGGAGTGCCCCTTTAAAAAGGTGTTAGAAGAGCTAAGAGAGGGCTATTTGGTGCTGAGAAAAGATTTTAAACATGCTTAA
- a CDS encoding NADH-quinone oxidoreductase subunit B family protein gives MKIYDMPEEIKVANEIEQKLELLKHIGRSFSVYRIDCGSCNGCEIEIFAAITPLWDPERFGFKLVANPRHADILLCTGPVTRQMYYPLLRAYEAAPDPKLVVALGACGSTGGIFYDAYSVLSGIDKIIPVDVYIPGCPPHPASIIYGLTTALGVMEQKLQRVSFEHDSEMPPLVGDSLLGNTLFERDLLVYAKRLMSYVFGRTLYDKYLAALAQSPEVKNPKAAKAALVLAMKEESDPRYAECMGILHNEVYSAYVPCEEEEKIALNQISWGEGKW, from the coding sequence ATGAAAATCTATGATATGCCCGAAGAGATAAAAGTCGCCAATGAGATAGAGCAGAAGCTGGAGCTCCTCAAACATATTGGGCGGAGCTTCAGCGTCTATCGAATCGACTGCGGGAGTTGCAATGGCTGTGAGATCGAGATTTTTGCTGCGATCACGCCCTTGTGGGATCCAGAGCGCTTTGGATTTAAGCTCGTGGCCAATCCACGCCATGCGGATATTCTGCTCTGCACAGGGCCTGTGACGAGGCAGATGTATTATCCGCTTTTGCGTGCCTATGAGGCTGCTCCAGACCCCAAGCTTGTGGTGGCTTTAGGTGCTTGTGGCTCCACGGGAGGAATCTTTTATGATGCCTATAGCGTCTTGAGTGGGATCGACAAAATCATCCCCGTGGATGTCTATATCCCTGGATGTCCGCCTCATCCTGCGAGTATCATCTATGGGCTCACGACGGCTCTTGGTGTGATGGAGCAGAAGCTGCAGCGGGTGAGCTTTGAACATGATAGCGAGATGCCCCCTTTGGTGGGCGATTCGCTTTTGGGGAACACCCTTTTTGAGCGAGACCTATTGGTGTACGCCAAGCGCCTCATGAGCTATGTGTTTGGGCGGACGCTCTATGATAAATACCTCGCCGCCCTCGCGCAAAGCCCTGAGGTCAAAAATCCCAAAGCCGCCAAAGCCGCTCTTGTGCTAGCCATGAAAGAGGAGAGTGACCCGCGCTATGCAGAGTGCATGGGAATCTTGCATAATGAGGTCTATTCGGCGTATGTTCCTTGCGAGGAGGAGGAGAAGATCGCACTCAATCAAATCTCGTGGGGAGAGGGCAAGTGGTAG
- a CDS encoding formate hydrogenlyase complex iron-sulfur subunit, whose amino-acid sequence MMKLLDISEKYGKITHQYPFAPYKVADHFRGKPAYVFDLCIGCAACGVACPSNAITVELNQEQNKLIWEFDCGRCIFCGRCDEVCPTGAIRLSEEFELAVKFDKSALIQRGELDVHQCTQCQKPFTAKRLVKYTLDRLSKANIGEERLKEAENYAKICPECKKNAAVLHFTRGDEEVIS is encoded by the coding sequence ATGATGAAGCTTCTTGATATCAGCGAAAAGTATGGGAAGATCACCCATCAATACCCCTTTGCGCCCTATAAGGTCGCCGACCACTTTCGCGGGAAACCGGCCTATGTTTTTGACCTCTGTATCGGCTGTGCGGCGTGCGGAGTGGCCTGCCCTTCCAATGCCATCACAGTCGAGCTCAACCAAGAGCAAAACAAGCTCATTTGGGAGTTTGACTGCGGGCGATGTATCTTTTGTGGGCGATGTGATGAGGTCTGCCCCACAGGAGCGATTAGGCTGAGCGAAGAGTTTGAGTTGGCGGTCAAGTTTGACAAGTCGGCTCTGATTCAGCGAGGGGAGCTTGATGTCCACCAATGCACCCAATGCCAAAAGCCTTTCACCGCCAAAAGACTCGTCAAATACACTCTAGATCGCCTCAGCAAGGCTAATATAGGAGAAGAGAGGCTCAAAGAGGCGGAGAACTATGCCAAGATATGCCCTGAGTGCAAAAAAAATGCCGCGGTGCTTCATTTCACACGCGGGGATGAGGAGGTGATCTCATGA